CGGTGGAATACCCCAGCAGCGGCTGCTTCGCACGCACTAACTCAAGGGAACTCACGAATCGCAGGGCGGCGATAAGCTGATTATGGCTGACTTCCTGACCGCTTTCATACTGCGGCACCAGTTGCTGCAAATGGCGCAAAAGCAGCGTGAAATGAGAGATTTCAGCGTCATTAAGATTTAAGCGTTTTGCCACCGCCATCCAGCTTCCCAGGGCAAGTCTTGCCTGTTCAAGCTGTTGAAAAAACCACTGCGGATCTTTGCCTTCAACGGCTTTGATAGTGAGCAGTGGCAGGATCTGCAATGACGCCTGGCGAATCACACTCAGGCACGTTTCAAACTTTTCCCGCATCAGCAACTGTGCAGCGCTGGCCATGATTTTCCTTTGTAAGAGTCGAGCGCCAGAATCAAGAAGCGCCATTGCACAGAATTTTAGCGCAGCGGGCAAAAGTCTATGGCTGTAAAAGAGCGGGAAAATTAACCGTTTTCAAAAACATGGCTAATCACTTCGCCCATTTTCCGCAGCGCGTTTTCGGTTGCGGCATTGAACGGCAGGGCATAATTCAGACGCATACAATTACGGTATTTCCCGGAGGCCGACAGCAACGATCCCACCGCAATGCGGATATTATGCTGACGCAGCGTTTCGCTGATCGGCACAATATCGATGTGTTCTGGCAACTCGATCCACATCAGAAAACCGCCCTGCGGGCGAGAAACGCAGATCCCACACGGGAAATAGTGGCGTACCCAACAGGTGAACACATCAAGATTGCGCTGGTAGTGCTGGCGCATACGCCGCAAGTGGCGATGATAATGGCCGTTGCGCACAAACTCGGCCACAGCCATCTGGGTAAAGGTGGTGGAACTGCCGGTGACGATATATTTCATGTGCATGGCGCGGTCGAAATAACGGCCCGGCACAATCCAGCCCACGCGCAAACCCGGTGCCAGCGTTTTGGAAAATGAACTGCACAACAGCACACGCCCATCTACATCCAGTGATTTAATGGTCATTGGGCGCGGATATTCATAGGCCAGCTCGCCGTAAACATCATCTTCAATAATTGCAATATCAAAGCGTTGCGCCAGATTCAGCACCGCTTTTTTACGCGCTTCTGGCATGATAAAACCGAGCGGGTTATTGCAGTTAGCGACCAGAATAACCGCTTTAATCGGCCACTGTTCCAGCGCCAACTCCAGCGCTTCCACGCTGATACCCGTCTCAGAATCCGTTGGTATTTCAACAACTTTAATGCCAAACGCGCGCAGCATTTGCATAGTGCCATGGAAGCACGGCGACTCTACCGCCACAATGTCTCCGGCTTCACATACCGCACGAATCGCAATGGATAGCGCTTCGTGGCAGCCCGTGGTCACCACAATGTCATCCGGCGTGACGACACAACCGCTATCAAGCATCAGGCGTGCGATTTGTTCGCGCAGCGCACTCTTACCGTTAATACAGTCATAGCCCAGAATTTCGGGCTGCTGGTACTGCACAATGCGGCTCATTTCGCGCCACAGCGGCTTAATAGTCGGTTGGGTGACATCCGGAAAACCGCTGCCAAAAGCGATGCTATCGCCATCTTCCCTTCCGGTTAATTGTTCGAGCACCGCATCCCACTGGGTAATTTCTACAGGACGTTGCGCGGGCCGAGTCAGCGGCGGCACCGGCGGCTGTGATTTGCGCGGCGTAACAAAATAACCAGAACGCGGCTGCGGCGAGATAAGCTGGCGATCTTCAAGAAGGTGGTAAGCCTGCTGTACGGTGCTGATACTCACGCCGTGTTCGCTACTTAGATTACGCACCGAAGGCAGGCGCTCGCCGCTGCGATACAACCCTTGTTCAATTCGCTCCGCCAGCAAAGTGGCAAGATGTTGGTAACGGGTCATGCTGTATCCTCTTAAAGCACCATACAGACAGAAAAAGCAGTACAAAGTGGGGAAAAAGTCGCCATTCAGATCTCGTTTTAGCGCGTCTGTATGTTAAATAAAAGTTATTTTTGAGTCTGCCTGCAATCTGTATGGCGGCGCATGATGATTCTCGTCAACACGATGAGGAGCGACATCATGGGTTATGAAGAAAACAGACCGCATAAGCCTTTT
This genomic window from Buttiauxella gaviniae contains:
- a CDS encoding PLP-dependent aminotransferase family protein, yielding MTRYQHLATLLAERIEQGLYRSGERLPSVRNLSSEHGVSISTVQQAYHLLEDRQLISPQPRSGYFVTPRKSQPPVPPLTRPAQRPVEITQWDAVLEQLTGREDGDSIAFGSGFPDVTQPTIKPLWREMSRIVQYQQPEILGYDCINGKSALREQIARLMLDSGCVVTPDDIVVTTGCHEALSIAIRAVCEAGDIVAVESPCFHGTMQMLRAFGIKVVEIPTDSETGISVEALELALEQWPIKAVILVANCNNPLGFIMPEARKKAVLNLAQRFDIAIIEDDVYGELAYEYPRPMTIKSLDVDGRVLLCSSFSKTLAPGLRVGWIVPGRYFDRAMHMKYIVTGSSTTFTQMAVAEFVRNGHYHRHLRRMRQHYQRNLDVFTCWVRHYFPCGICVSRPQGGFLMWIELPEHIDIVPISETLRQHNIRIAVGSLLSASGKYRNCMRLNYALPFNAATENALRKMGEVISHVFENG